The genomic interval TGATATTCCTTGATATTTTGATAATCATGTTAAAGAAACTCTTTATTTCCAATAATTTGAAATAAAGTTTTATCATACAAAATTTTTAACACGAGATAGATAAGGCGTGAATGAAAGGGGCTTTGAGTCATTGTTGTTTGATGTTGCACTAATCAGATCTAATCCTATTTTGTATGACATAAGGGCTTTAAGAATTATTCGTTCTCTCTCTAAGAGATATAGTTTACTTGTTTTAGGTTGGGATCGCAAGGGAACTCACGCCTCTATCGAGTTTTGGGGTAGAGTGCTTGTTAAAAGATTCAAGATAAAAGCACCTTATGCGAGACTTCATCTTATATTGTATTATCCGCTATTTTGGCTATGGGTTCTTAAGAATCTGTTCATTCATAGACCAAAAGTTATTCACGCATGCGATCTTGACACTTTGATTCCCGCTTATTTTTTCAAGTTGTTTTTTGGAGCTAAACTTGTTTTTGATAATTTTGATAGATTTGCAATGGCTTTCATTCCAACAAAATATCGTCTTCTTTATTTAACTATAAATAAAATAGAGGAAGTTTTAGCTAAGAATTCGGATGCTTTAATAATAGTTTCGAAAGAGCGTAAATCCTCATTTGGCAAATATCTACCTAAATATGTTGAAATAATAATGAACTGCCCATATTATGAGAACTGTGATGAAAATATTACCGATGAGAAAAAACTTGAAGCTAGCAATGTTTTAACTTTGGTATATGCTGGAGCTATCTCGCGTGATAGAGGATTACTTTTAATCAGCAAAGCAATAGAAAACGAGGGAGATATCCGTTTAATTTTAGCCGGACCAGTCTTTGATGATACCTTAAGACATTTACTGAAGAAATCAAATATTTCATACATTGGTTTATTAAAAGCTGATGAAGTTTTAAAGCTCGAGAGAAAAGCCGATATAATACCTATTCTATACGACCCATCAATTCCAATAAACCGTGTCGCAAGTCCTAACAAGCTGTTTGAAGCCATGATGTTAGGAGTACCCGTAGTAACTAATGTATGCCGAGATATCGTGACTGAAGCTAATTGCGGTCTCATTGTAGAATATGATGCTCAAGAGGTAAGGAAAGCAATCCTTCAATTAAAAAACAGTCCTTTTCTCAGAAAAAAGCTCGGTATGAATGGACGACGAGCATATGAACAAAAATACAGCTGGGATCTAATGGAAAAAAAATTGTTGAGACTTTACCGAAGATTATTGAATAATTGATATAATAACATTAATTTGGATGAGTAAAAGATGAAGATATCTTCTATTACAGGCTGTTGTTCGAAAGAGAAATTGCCTTTAGTTTCGATAGTTACACCTGCATATAATGCAGAAAGGTTTATTGAAGATACCATTAAGAGTGTGATGAATCAAACATATCCATATATAGAGCACATCATTATTGATGATGGTTCAACCGACGGGACCCCTCAGATTCTACAGAAATATGAGAGGTTATATAATTTAAAGTGGTTTTCAAAAAAGAACGAAGGGCAAGCTATTACAGTTAATAGGGGGTTCGATCTTGCCTCAGGGGAAATAGTTGTTTGGCTTAATGCTGATGATGTGCTTTTCACTAAGGATGTAATATACGAAGTCGTTAAAGCATTTATGCGGCAACCAATAGCTAGTGTAGTTTACGGTCACATGGCCATAATAGATGAAGAAAACCATATATTGAAAATTCAATATGCTCCTCCTAAGTTAAACTTTGAAATTTTACTTATAGGTCATTTTGCACCATGTGTATTTTACCGAAAAGATATAGTTTCTAAATATAAACTTGACGTCAGTCTCAATTATGCTATTGATTACGATCAGTGTCTAAGGATGGCTAAAGATGGAATAATTTTCTATTATATAAACAAACCACTAATTGCATGGAGGAGACATAAAGCTACAAAAAGTTTAAGTGGAAGAAATAAGTTGAAGGGAGAAACCATTCACATTAAGAAGAAATATGGAGTTAAAATGAATCATTATAAATATTTCATGATGAAAGTATTTTACTATACTTTAATATTTGCCCACAAGATTTATGGAGTAAAGGATATTTTAGAGCTTTACGCAACTCCCAAAAGGCGTCGATTAGCTTTTAATGCTAAGTTTGATTCATTGACAAAACTAATTTTTAGACAAGTAATACCATATAAATAGATTAAAAACGGTTATTAAAAGTATAAAAGATGCATTAGATGCATTAAATAAGTATGACTCTAATTAATTTAAGAGATAAAAATTTACTTATCATTACCCCAAATTTCTTTACACCTATAAAAGAGGAAATCTTAGCAATTAGAAATCATTTTTATTCAATTTACGTAGCGATCCCCCAACCATTTTTCCCTAAAAACCTTCTAAATATTCAAAGTATTCGCGAAAAATATCTTTGGATTTCGTACGCATACTCAGATATTACTGAATTCCATAATACTAATGTCCGATTTTATTACCCAAAATCATTAATACTTCCTTTAAATTTTGTAAAGAAAAGAGCACCAGAATTTTTTTCCAAAAGTCTACTACAAAAAGTAAGCAAATCTAATTTGAAAGTAAACTTAATACATGCACATAGATTAGACTATGGATATATAGGGGCAAGACTCAAAGAAAGATACAACATACCGTTGATAATAACTACACATGGTTCAGATGTTTATGATTTCCCATTTAAAGGAAGATATGAATATTTCGTGACAAAATATGCTCTTAAACATGCGGATCACATAATCGCTATTAGCAACAGAGAAGCAAAAACTTTACTATCACTAGGATACTCGATTGACAAAATATCTGTAATTCCTAATCCAGTTGATACAAGACTTTTTAGACCTCTACCGCAAAATAAATGTAGATCACTACTAAACCTTCCTTCTAATAAAAAAATACTACTAACTGTAGGTAATTTAACTAAAGTAAAAGGACACATTTACCTATTAGAAGCAATGGCTTCTATAACAAGCAAGGAAGAGGATGTTTTATTAGTGATTGTGGGTTCAGGTCCTCTTAAAAATTTCCTTCTTAAAGAGATAGATAAGTTAAAATTGAAGCAAAAAGTGTTAATGGTTGGCGAAAAAACGCATAAAGAGATTCCTTTGTGGTTAAATGCTTCTGACATATTTATTCTTCCAAGTATTGATGAAGGTGTACCATCAAGTATACTTGAAGCAATAGCTTGTGGAAAACCCGTAATAGCATCTAATGTAGGTGGAATACCAGATATAATATCGACTAACGAAATTGGATTTCTAATTCCCCCACGAAACCCGAAAGCACTATCTAACGCTATAATGGAAGCTTTGGATAAACATTGGAACTCAGAAACTATACGCAAGCATGCAATGCAATATTCCATAGAAAATATAGCAAATCAAATTATTGAATTATATTTTAAGATCTTAAAATCATGAAGATATTGCATAGTTTGTTAAATCACCTAATAAAATTGGTTCGCAAATTTCTCTTAAAATTAATGTTAATATCAGAAACTAATCCGTTGGCTAACCCACTTTTTGGTGATACTGCCATTTTATACGCCTTTGTTATAAGACACCTAATTAGACTTGAAAAAGGTAAAAAGGTTCTTGACGTTGGTTGTTGCGGTTCGCCATTAACTACAATAATCAAAGAAATCGGGTTTAATGTTGAAGGTATAGATATTCGCCCCAGCCCACTTTACTACGATAACATAAAATATAGATGTGAAGACTTTTTAACGGCCAAATTTGACAATAACTACGACATAATAGTTATGTGTTATGTACTTGAACATATAGGATTAAAAGGTAGATATGGTTCTACAGAAGTAGAAGGTGGAGATTTATTGGCTGTCAGAAAAGCTAAAGCTCTTTTGAAACCTAATGGTTTATTAATTATAGGAATTCCGTATGGAGTTGAGAAAGTAATAAAGCCTCTTCACAGAGTTTATGGCAAAAATAGTGCACTACTAAAATATTTATATAAAAATTTTGAGTTAATTGCTGAAGAATTTTATAAAAAGAATGAAAATAACGTTTGGATTAAATGCGATGAGCAAGAAGCGGCAAAGGTTAATCCATCAGAAGATAAATATGCTTTAGGATTATTCGTTTTTAAGAAAATGGAAAATGAAATGCGATCTACCAAACAAGATATTTCCTAAACTTTTCCCT from Candidatus Methanomethylicota archaeon carries:
- a CDS encoding glycosyltransferase family 4 protein, giving the protein MTLINLRDKNLLIITPNFFTPIKEEILAIRNHFYSIYVAIPQPFFPKNLLNIQSIREKYLWISYAYSDITEFHNTNVRFYYPKSLILPLNFVKKRAPEFFSKSLLQKVSKSNLKVNLIHAHRLDYGYIGARLKERYNIPLIITTHGSDVYDFPFKGRYEYFVTKYALKHADHIIAISNREAKTLLSLGYSIDKISVIPNPVDTRLFRPLPQNKCRSLLNLPSNKKILLTVGNLTKVKGHIYLLEAMASITSKEEDVLLVIVGSGPLKNFLLKEIDKLKLKQKVLMVGEKTHKEIPLWLNASDIFILPSIDEGVPSSILEAIACGKPVIASNVGGIPDIISTNEIGFLIPPRNPKALSNAIMEALDKHWNSETIRKHAMQYSIENIANQIIELYFKILKS
- a CDS encoding DUF268 domain-containing protein codes for the protein MANPLFGDTAILYAFVIRHLIRLEKGKKVLDVGCCGSPLTTIIKEIGFNVEGIDIRPSPLYYDNIKYRCEDFLTAKFDNNYDIIVMCYVLEHIGLKGRYGSTEVEGGDLLAVRKAKALLKPNGLLIIGIPYGVEKVIKPLHRVYGKNSALLKYLYKNFELIAEEFYKKNENNVWIKCDEQEAAKVNPSEDKYALGLFVFKKMENEMRSTKQDIS
- a CDS encoding glycosyltransferase translates to MKISSITGCCSKEKLPLVSIVTPAYNAERFIEDTIKSVMNQTYPYIEHIIIDDGSTDGTPQILQKYERLYNLKWFSKKNEGQAITVNRGFDLASGEIVVWLNADDVLFTKDVIYEVVKAFMRQPIASVVYGHMAIIDEENHILKIQYAPPKLNFEILLIGHFAPCVFYRKDIVSKYKLDVSLNYAIDYDQCLRMAKDGIIFYYINKPLIAWRRHKATKSLSGRNKLKGETIHIKKKYGVKMNHYKYFMMKVFYYTLIFAHKIYGVKDILELYATPKRRRLAFNAKFDSLTKLIFRQVIPYK
- a CDS encoding glycosyltransferase, encoding MFDVALIRSNPILYDIRALRIIRSLSKRYSLLVLGWDRKGTHASIEFWGRVLVKRFKIKAPYARLHLILYYPLFWLWVLKNLFIHRPKVIHACDLDTLIPAYFFKLFFGAKLVFDNFDRFAMAFIPTKYRLLYLTINKIEEVLAKNSDALIIVSKERKSSFGKYLPKYVEIIMNCPYYENCDENITDEKKLEASNVLTLVYAGAISRDRGLLLISKAIENEGDIRLILAGPVFDDTLRHLLKKSNISYIGLLKADEVLKLERKADIIPILYDPSIPINRVASPNKLFEAMMLGVPVVTNVCRDIVTEANCGLIVEYDAQEVRKAILQLKNSPFLRKKLGMNGRRAYEQKYSWDLMEKKLLRLYRRLLNN